The Deltaproteobacteria bacterium genome window below encodes:
- a CDS encoding 16S rRNA (uracil(1498)-N(3))-methyltransferase gives MRRFYKEDLSEHSTRAEVAGEEFYHLKKVLRLAPGASVFLFNGKGLELSGRIEEVGKSSASVIIDGSSSGERESPLDFVLLQALLKGDRPEFIIQKATELGIREVCFYNTSRTIPRVSSDKEAVRQARWKKAAIEAAKQCGRTVLPEINYAPDLKGALKGHDENLKLLLWEKEGAVGLKEALKGARGKHGVSVLVGPEGGLSPGEAAEAVGAGFVKAGLGPRILRAETAALAIMSIVQYILGDLG, from the coding sequence ATGAGAAGGTTCTATAAAGAGGACTTGAGCGAGCACTCTACCCGCGCGGAAGTCGCCGGGGAGGAGTTCTATCATCTCAAGAAGGTGCTGAGGCTAGCCCCGGGTGCTTCTGTTTTTCTATTTAACGGTAAAGGTCTTGAGCTTTCAGGGAGAATCGAGGAGGTCGGCAAAAGCTCCGCCTCCGTGATCATCGATGGGAGTTCAAGCGGTGAAAGGGAGAGCCCGCTCGATTTCGTCCTCCTCCAGGCGCTTCTCAAGGGGGACAGGCCCGAGTTCATAATCCAGAAGGCGACCGAGCTCGGGATACGGGAGGTCTGCTTCTACAACACCTCAAGGACCATACCCCGCGTAAGCTCGGATAAAGAGGCCGTGAGGCAGGCGAGATGGAAGAAGGCGGCCATTGAGGCCGCCAAGCAGTGCGGAAGGACGGTCCTGCCTGAAATAAACTACGCTCCGGACCTAAAGGGCGCGCTGAAAGGCCATGACGAGAATTTGAAGCTTCTTCTCTGGGAAAAGGAAGGGGCGGTTGGGCTTAAGGAGGCCCTTAAGGGCGCGCGCGGTAAGCATGGGGTTTCGGTGCTGGTCGGCCCCGAAGGGGGGCTGTCGCCCGGCGAGGCGGCAGAGGCCGTCGGAGCCGGGTTCGTGAAAGCTGGTCTCGGCCCGCGCATACTCCGCGCCGAGACCGCGGCCCTGGCTATAATGTCGATAGTGCAGTACATCCTCGGCGACCTGGGCTGA
- a CDS encoding secondary thiamine-phosphate synthase enzyme YjbQ, which translates to MKVFASAIRVKTGAKTEEVNITNQVEAVISESGIHEGMALVFTGHTTASIHLNNADRDLEEDFHNFLKEMVPNKPEYKHNKGDYGRNADAHLKSLLVGNSVTVPVTKGRLALGQWQAVYFSEFDGPRKRLISIKVFGVPEGGGQ; encoded by the coding sequence ATGAAGGTCTTTGCCAGCGCTATCAGGGTCAAGACAGGTGCCAAGACCGAGGAGGTCAACATTACGAACCAGGTGGAGGCCGTGATATCGGAGAGCGGCATCCATGAAGGCATGGCGCTGGTATTTACGGGCCATACGACCGCGAGCATACACTTGAATAACGCCGACCGCGACCTTGAGGAGGACTTCCACAACTTCCTGAAGGAAATGGTCCCCAACAAGCCCGAATACAAGCACAACAAGGGCGACTACGGCAGGAATGCGGACGCCCATCTGAAATCACTTCTCGTGGGCAATAGCGTGACAGTGCCGGTCACAAAGGGCAGGCTCGCGCTCGGGCAGTGGCAGGCAGTGTACTTCTCCGAGTTCGACGGCCCCAGAAAAAGGCTCATCTCGATAAAGGTCTTCGGAGTGCCCGAGGGCGGCGGGCAATAG
- a CDS encoding DUF2007 domain-containing protein gives MATRIKFIDLYSFYNDLDASVVETLMEGRNITCSFRSLGKLRFATDIGAYIEKRIAVEEEQIESARRIIKEAIRNGVISKEGKFRT, from the coding sequence ATGGCAACCAGGATCAAGTTCATAGACCTCTATTCCTTCTATAACGACCTCGACGCAAGCGTAGTGGAGACCCTCATGGAGGGCCGGAATATCACATGCTCCTTCAGGTCGCTCGGCAAGCTCCGTTTCGCGACCGACATCGGCGCCTACATTGAAAAGAGGATCGCGGTCGAGGAAGAGCAGATCGAGAGCGCAAGAAGGATAATAAAGGAAGCGATAAGGAACGGAGTAATCTCCAAAGAGGGCAAGTTCAGGACCTGA
- a CDS encoding pyridoxal phosphate-dependent aminotransferase, giving the protein MFKLAGRLSGLEESVTLAITAKARALKAEGRDVIGFGAGEPDFDTPENIKEAAIRAIRDGHTKYTAVGGINELKDAIIGKFSRDNSLDYSRDEIIVSCGGKHSIFNLFQAILDPGDEVIIPAPYWVSYPVMAALGGGVPKVVHTDEAAGFRMSPEAFRAAIGPNTKAIVINSPSNPTGAAYTEKELGRLAEIALENGLLIISDEIYEKLTYGGFRATSIASVSDEVRKRTIVLNGVSKTYSMTGWRIGYAAGPKEIIKAMTNIQSQSTSNPTSVSQWAAVEAISGPQGAITRMVAEFGKRRDAMVDGLNAIDGISAIRPQGAFYVFANISGLFGRSYKGKKIDGSVALATYLIDEAGIAVVPGEPFGDDRFMRLSYATSMEHIVKGIKRIGEAVGELR; this is encoded by the coding sequence ATGTTCAAGCTTGCCGGAAGGCTTTCAGGACTCGAGGAATCGGTAACGCTCGCCATAACCGCGAAGGCGCGGGCGTTAAAGGCGGAGGGCAGGGACGTCATAGGCTTCGGCGCGGGCGAGCCTGACTTCGATACGCCAGAGAACATAAAAGAAGCCGCCATAAGGGCCATTCGCGACGGGCATACGAAATACACGGCGGTCGGCGGCATAAATGAATTGAAGGACGCCATTATCGGGAAGTTCAGCCGCGACAACTCCCTCGACTATTCGCGTGACGAGATTATAGTCTCCTGCGGCGGCAAGCACTCGATCTTCAACCTCTTCCAGGCCATCCTCGACCCCGGCGACGAGGTCATAATACCCGCCCCGTACTGGGTCTCGTACCCTGTCATGGCCGCGCTCGGCGGCGGGGTACCGAAGGTCGTGCATACCGACGAGGCCGCGGGCTTCAGGATGTCGCCCGAGGCCTTCAGGGCCGCCATAGGCCCGAATACCAAGGCAATCGTCATTAACAGCCCCTCGAACCCCACGGGCGCGGCCTACACTGAAAAGGAGCTGGGGAGGCTTGCGGAGATAGCGCTTGAGAACGGGCTTCTCATCATCTCGGATGAGATATACGAGAAGCTCACTTACGGCGGCTTCCGGGCGACCTCCATAGCGTCCGTCTCGGACGAGGTCAGGAAGAGGACCATAGTCCTTAACGGCGTCTCAAAGACCTATTCAATGACAGGGTGGAGGATAGGCTATGCCGCGGGGCCGAAAGAGATAATAAAGGCCATGACCAACATCCAGAGCCAGTCCACCTCGAACCCGACCTCAGTTAGCCAGTGGGCGGCGGTCGAGGCCATAAGCGGCCCGCAGGGCGCGATAACCAGGATGGTAGCGGAGTTCGGCAAAAGGCGGGACGCGATGGTGGACGGCCTTAACGCCATAGACGGCATAAGCGCCATAAGGCCGCAGGGCGCGTTCTATGTATTCGCGAACATATCGGGCCTCTTCGGAAGGTCTTATAAAGGGAAAAAGATAGACGGGTCGGTCGCGCTCGCCACTTACCTGATTGACGAGGCCGGGATCGCCGTCGTGCCCGGCGAGCCCTTTGGAGACGACCGCTTCATGAGGCTTTCCTACGCGACCTCGATGGAACACATAGTAAAGGGGATAAAGAGGATAGGCGAGGCGGTAGGAGAGCTGAGATAA
- the coaD gene encoding pantetheine-phosphate adenylyltransferase has translation MAASKRICVYPGTFDPITRGHLDIIERGVKLFDVLIVAVAESPGKAPLFTADERLAMIREEVGRHRNIKVESFDSLLMDYVKEKGANIVLRGLRVMSDFEYEFQMALINRKLDPSIETVFMMTSDNYAPVSSRFIKEIARYGGDLTAFVTSRVARKLKEKFKAAPARKGRRK, from the coding sequence ATGGCGGCTTCCAAGCGCATATGCGTATACCCCGGGACCTTCGACCCCATAACGAGGGGCCATCTCGACATAATAGAGCGCGGGGTAAAGCTATTTGACGTCCTAATCGTCGCCGTTGCCGAGAGCCCGGGAAAGGCCCCGCTCTTCACGGCAGATGAGCGGCTCGCGATGATACGGGAAGAGGTCGGGAGGCACAGGAACATAAAAGTAGAGAGCTTCGACTCCCTCCTCATGGACTACGTCAAGGAGAAGGGTGCGAATATCGTCCTCCGGGGCCTCAGGGTCATGTCGGATTTCGAGTACGAGTTCCAGATGGCGCTCATAAACAGGAAGCTCGACCCCTCGATAGAGACGGTCTTTATGATGACCTCCGACAACTACGCGCCAGTGAGTTCGCGTTTTATAAAGGAGATAGCCCGCTACGGCGGCGACCTGACCGCCTTTGTTACGTCAAGGGTCGCTAGAAAATTAAAAGAGAAGTTCAAGGCGGCCCCCGCCAGGAAAGGCCGCAGGAAATAG
- a CDS encoding 50S ribosomal protein L11 methyltransferase: protein MAGWIEIRAKGPARSRDAVSAALIEAGSPGVLEEADEGAAGKLVSYSRWEDETREEPPSKSPEAALRAYLNEGEMAKLKDIRRKLGSVGWKLTTSTLKETDWSEKWKKGLRPVRVSYKGRSVLVRPTWKRSPKRPGEKIIEIDPGMAFGTGGHATTKMCLRALLRLVIDRKLPANPDFLDVGTGTGVLAIAAKKLGFRKAVGLEIDEVAVKVARKNAMHNRVKVALSSRLVERTRGRFHLVAANILAGELKRLSPELAGRVSPGGRLILSGILQHEKDEVIRAYPGLVLEKAYSSKEWVALVFRKPLKAIDEKVL from the coding sequence ATGGCCGGATGGATAGAGATACGGGCAAAAGGCCCGGCCCGGTCGAGGGACGCGGTATCGGCGGCCCTCATAGAGGCAGGGAGCCCCGGCGTCCTCGAAGAGGCGGACGAGGGAGCAGCCGGCAAGCTCGTTTCATACAGCAGGTGGGAGGACGAGACGCGCGAAGAGCCGCCTTCAAAGTCGCCCGAAGCGGCGCTCAGGGCGTATCTGAACGAGGGTGAAATGGCAAAGCTCAAGGACATACGCCGTAAGCTCGGGAGCGTGGGCTGGAAGCTGACAACCTCCACCTTAAAGGAGACCGACTGGTCCGAGAAATGGAAAAAGGGGCTCAGGCCCGTACGGGTAAGCTATAAAGGCAGGTCAGTCCTCGTAAGGCCCACCTGGAAGAGATCGCCGAAGAGGCCCGGTGAAAAGATAATCGAAATAGACCCTGGCATGGCCTTCGGTACCGGCGGCCATGCTACGACAAAGATGTGCCTCCGCGCACTCTTAAGGCTCGTAATCGACCGTAAGCTCCCGGCGAATCCGGACTTTCTCGATGTGGGCACAGGCACTGGAGTCCTTGCCATAGCTGCCAAAAAACTGGGGTTCCGGAAGGCCGTGGGCCTTGAGATAGACGAAGTGGCCGTCAAGGTCGCCCGTAAGAACGCAATGCACAACAGGGTAAAGGTGGCCTTGAGCTCCCGCCTCGTCGAAAGGACCAGGGGAAGGTTCCACCTTGTAGCCGCGAACATCCTCGCAGGAGAGCTTAAAAGGCTTTCGCCTGAATTGGCCGGCCGGGTAAGCCCAGGCGGCCGTCTGATACTCTCCGGGATCCTCCAGCATGAAAAAGACGAGGTAATACGGGCATACCCCGGCCTTGTCCTTGAGAAGGCATATTCCTCAAAGGAATGGGTCGCCCTCGTCTTCCGTAAGCCGTTGAAGGCAATCGATGAGAAGGTTCTATAA
- a CDS encoding NAD-dependent deacylase has translation MELEAIKEKLKASRSPVALTGAGISAESGVPTFRGPDGLWRNFRPEDLATPEAFERDPALVWEWYDWRRSIISGIRPNPAHYALAEFEQRNPAFTLITQNVDGLHRSAGSRNVLEIHGSIWTVRCIECGNSSENKDVPIKILPRCGCGGLLRPGVVWFGEALPEDLLYRSFEAVSSADIMLVVGTSGVVQPAASFATRAKDAGAFVVEINPETTPLSGRMDAVLQGRAGELLPRLIG, from the coding sequence ATGGAACTCGAAGCGATAAAGGAAAAGCTCAAGGCGTCCCGTTCGCCGGTTGCGCTTACAGGTGCAGGCATATCCGCTGAGAGCGGCGTCCCGACATTCAGGGGGCCGGACGGCCTGTGGAGGAATTTCAGGCCCGAAGACCTCGCGACCCCCGAGGCATTCGAGCGCGACCCGGCCCTCGTCTGGGAATGGTACGACTGGAGGCGCTCGATAATCTCCGGGATACGCCCCAACCCGGCCCACTACGCCCTCGCGGAGTTCGAACAAAGGAACCCGGCATTCACGCTCATAACGCAGAATGTGGACGGCCTCCACAGGAGCGCGGGGAGCAGGAACGTCCTCGAGATACACGGCTCCATATGGACGGTCCGGTGCATTGAATGTGGAAATTCAAGCGAAAACAAGGATGTGCCGATAAAAATACTGCCGAGGTGCGGCTGCGGCGGGCTTCTTAGGCCGGGGGTGGTATGGTTCGGCGAAGCGCTCCCGGAGGACCTCCTCTACAGGTCGTTCGAGGCCGTCTCAAGCGCCGATATCATGCTTGTCGTCGGCACATCCGGGGTCGTCCAGCCAGCCGCTTCTTTCGCGACCAGGGCAAAGGACGCGGGCGCTTTCGTTGTCGAGATAAACCCGGAGACGACGCCCCTTTCGGGGCGCATGGACGCGGTCCTTCAGGGCAGGGCAGGAGAGTTGCTGCCCCGTCTCATCGGCTGA
- the rsmD gene encoding 16S rRNA (guanine(966)-N(2))-methyltransferase RsmD, producing the protein MRIIGGSLKGRRLASFRGPGIRPTSDKVRESVFNILPRDFPFRTVLDLYAGTGAMGIEALSRGAEEATFVESDKGAAQVIRKNLDICGQEARIIRKDAVKAVEELSRKGARFDLIIIDPPYSSELFASTLKAIGRGGLLSPEGVIVAESAKRAPLGEAELEGLTVFDQRRYGDTLVYFLKRS; encoded by the coding sequence TTGAGGATAATAGGAGGCAGTCTCAAGGGCAGAAGGCTCGCTTCTTTCCGGGGCCCGGGGATAAGGCCCACCTCCGACAAGGTGAGGGAATCGGTCTTCAACATACTCCCCAGGGATTTCCCGTTCAGGACGGTGCTCGACCTCTATGCCGGGACCGGGGCCATGGGCATCGAGGCCCTCTCAAGGGGGGCGGAAGAGGCCACCTTTGTCGAGAGCGACAAGGGCGCGGCCCAGGTCATACGGAAGAACCTCGACATCTGCGGGCAGGAGGCCCGTATCATCCGGAAGGACGCCGTAAAGGCCGTTGAGGAGCTTTCGAGGAAGGGCGCCCGCTTCGACCTTATAATAATAGACCCCCCCTACAGCTCAGAGCTGTTTGCCAGTACGCTTAAGGCCATTGGACGCGGAGGGCTCCTCTCCCCCGAAGGGGTGATAGTGGCGGAGTCGGCGAAAAGGGCGCCGCTCGGCGAGGCTGAATTAGAGGGTCTTACGGTCTTCGACCAGAGAAGGTATGGAGATACGCTCGTATATTTCCTCAAGCGGAGCTAA